One region of Termitidicoccus mucosus genomic DNA includes:
- a CDS encoding fibronectin type III domain-containing protein, which produces MSGEPVPAADPETASGIRITYNGLAPDSLYYQALKTPGSVAAWTQVSLLPVPEAESVEVGKIGQLRIFNEGTVPQTLLSGSGKFSVNLTGLIGEETSNGVRRAWLEADGSVWSWLETPGATEPFDDEKKHTAKLIAGLPPATQIALGENHGVALTQGGEVWGWLSEPVMAPSGLSPPMKLDGLAGIGAVGAWGEYGLAVKDSAVWVWSTREAHEEWSRQVRSLASGTLTLGTAGNTATLFKIGGDGQEAAAGQWNPRPLDAGVWNLATDTPVAGQAVEFSVKAGGGLVAAGTAATGAAARVTVPTDQDGSAQVWYRQPEQAGVESVIAARTSGQQVEFSSRSTAPVQAKAAPMMLRTMSASSAPAAQSAPEAFSQDGLRLWLKADAGVVTDGAGKVSQWTDQSGRNNHASQNTADARPQPVAAATPGGVPAVRFDGTASHLSFGNLYTIPSGSPSAEVFVVLRAQQGGTAGRYAFALSHHGGLKYPASDGVLSDDFGRLVNPVSSALPNGTDLSGWHIYNATNGGASRDWVARLDGAIIGRADSNGNPYWYPWSYLGRGAAYSNSFWAGDIAEVLVYDRALSQEEREQTEYYLRSRHGFGQPAVPASPAAPTVDVLNATRALISWEMAVQPATCELQRREQPNGTWEDIPAAGRLSVLDEGLVPGTAYAYRLRARNAGGVSAWSAEVSVTMPATGTQGVPFDGLRLWLHPAGTDGNDDAAVQTWNDWSGRKTHATAANAAARPQLVPGVLGGRSVVRFDGTGQLGFPTSSFSGAREMEQFVVLKAKAGSPAGRRAYALGHYGSAVQYPAPDGTIRDNLGQLTSNAEVIPFPAGTNAHGWHVYHTRLTAQSRLARVDGQLVHQSAGISSIYTYPWSYLGKVSGDGWAGDIAEVFVYDRALTVTEHAAVQNYLAQKYQLPPPVVPEPVSTPTGISASVSAPDTITVTWDIVPEAGSSYELQVLLPGREYRTLAVLPPGSTSHAHTDLNPDATYTYRIRTRAPLGISAWSEEASATTPALPPPADGQPPSTGLRLWLQADTGLTLDDQGMVAHWADQSGRGNHAGQMPGEDYWIWSGLTPTEDPQLGPVVQAEGWSDGLPLPALMNEATGGEVFVVLKTSDSYDDITPFTLGHTFYYPRWRDYYYDPENPYPETDIIADSFGRSAAIDMAVPEGKPIRDHWRLYNVSVSTNGWAARLDHELLGEADGGPLVFGQYGTIGGGMGGPTQIAEILVYHRALGEAERETVAAYLGQKYQMDVTLPPGTQPPAPPENFTATATGQTTIALAWTASPTEGAAYELERKTGDDGSAASYANVADIAAGATSHTDTGLSPATTYTYRLRAVMEGFQSAYTNAATAITDEPQPASSNLRLWLKADAGVMTDGAGKVSQWTDQSGRNNHASQGTADARPQPMGAATPGGVPAVRFDGTDSHLSFGNLYTIPSGSPSAEVFVVLRAQQGGTAGRYAFALSHHGGLKYPAGDGVLSDDFGRLVNPVSLAVPSGANLSDWHIYNATRAC; this is translated from the coding sequence GTGAGTGGCGAGCCTGTGCCCGCCGCCGATCCTGAAACCGCGAGCGGCATCAGGATAACCTATAATGGTCTGGCACCCGATTCCCTGTATTATCAGGCGCTAAAAACACCGGGCAGCGTGGCGGCTTGGACGCAGGTGAGCCTGCTGCCAGTGCCGGAGGCGGAATCCGTTGAGGTTGGCAAGATCGGCCAGTTGCGGATTTTTAACGAAGGAACAGTTCCGCAGACACTTTTGTCGGGGTCAGGTAAATTTTCAGTGAATCTCACGGGATTGATAGGAGAAGAGACATCGAACGGAGTGCGCCGGGCGTGGCTGGAGGCGGATGGCAGCGTTTGGAGTTGGCTGGAGACGCCGGGAGCGACCGAACCCTTCGATGATGAAAAGAAGCACACGGCAAAGCTGATCGCCGGGTTGCCACCGGCCACGCAGATTGCACTCGGAGAAAATCACGGCGTGGCGTTGACCCAAGGGGGCGAGGTATGGGGCTGGCTGTCGGAGCCGGTGATGGCTCCCTCGGGTCTGTCGCCGCCGATGAAGCTGGATGGCTTGGCGGGAATCGGAGCGGTGGGTGCGTGGGGAGAGTATGGACTGGCGGTGAAGGACAGCGCGGTGTGGGTGTGGTCAACGCGGGAGGCGCACGAGGAGTGGAGCAGGCAGGTGCGGAGCTTGGCGAGCGGAACATTGACACTGGGAACGGCTGGGAACACGGCGACATTGTTCAAAATAGGAGGGGACGGGCAGGAGGCGGCAGCCGGGCAATGGAATCCGAGACCGCTGGATGCGGGAGTCTGGAATCTGGCCACTGACACCCCCGTGGCAGGGCAGGCGGTGGAGTTCAGCGTGAAGGCGGGCGGCGGACTCGTGGCGGCGGGCACGGCGGCAACCGGGGCCGCGGCGCGGGTGACCGTCCCGACCGACCAAGACGGCTCGGCACAGGTGTGGTATCGCCAGCCGGAACAGGCCGGGGTGGAGAGCGTGATCGCCGCGCGCACCTCGGGCCAGCAGGTGGAGTTTTCCAGCAGGAGCACCGCCCCGGTTCAGGCCAAGGCCGCGCCAATGATGCTGCGGACGATGTCGGCGTCTTCCGCGCCAGCAGCCCAATCCGCCCCGGAAGCTTTTTCACAGGATGGCTTGCGATTGTGGTTGAAGGCCGATGCGGGTGTGGTGACAGACGGTGCGGGGAAAGTCAGCCAGTGGACCGACCAGAGCGGACGGAACAATCACGCTAGCCAAAACACGGCAGATGCGCGTCCGCAGCCGGTGGCGGCGGCGACGCCGGGCGGGGTGCCCGCAGTGCGGTTCGACGGGACGGCCAGCCATCTGTCGTTTGGCAATTTATACACAATCCCTTCCGGCTCGCCCTCCGCGGAGGTGTTTGTGGTGCTCAGGGCGCAACAGGGCGGGACGGCGGGTCGTTATGCCTTTGCGCTGAGCCATCACGGCGGGTTGAAGTATCCGGCAAGCGATGGCGTGTTGAGTGACGACTTTGGACGGCTGGTGAATCCGGTTTCATCGGCCTTACCCAATGGGACCGATTTGTCCGGCTGGCATATCTACAATGCGACCAACGGCGGTGCATCGCGGGACTGGGTGGCGAGGCTGGACGGGGCGATCATCGGGCGGGCCGATTCAAATGGAAATCCCTATTGGTATCCGTGGAGTTATCTGGGAAGAGGCGCGGCGTATTCCAATTCCTTTTGGGCGGGTGACATTGCGGAGGTGCTTGTATATGATCGCGCATTGTCGCAGGAGGAACGGGAGCAGACCGAGTATTATTTGCGCAGCCGGCATGGTTTTGGACAGCCCGCGGTGCCTGCCTCACCAGCAGCGCCGACGGTGGATGTTCTGAATGCGACACGGGCGCTGATCAGTTGGGAGATGGCAGTGCAGCCTGCCACCTGCGAGTTGCAACGCCGCGAACAACCCAACGGGACATGGGAGGATATTCCAGCGGCAGGACGGCTGTCCGTGCTGGACGAGGGATTGGTGCCGGGGACGGCTTACGCATACCGCTTGCGCGCGCGCAATGCTGGCGGAGTGAGCGCATGGAGTGCGGAAGTGTCCGTCACGATGCCGGCCACCGGGACGCAAGGAGTGCCGTTTGATGGACTGCGCTTGTGGCTGCATCCGGCGGGCACGGACGGAAACGATGACGCTGCCGTGCAGACATGGAATGACTGGAGCGGACGCAAAACGCACGCGACCGCCGCGAATGCCGCCGCCCGTCCTCAATTGGTGCCGGGGGTTTTGGGCGGACGCTCCGTGGTGCGGTTTGACGGAACTGGCCAGCTTGGGTTTCCAACGAGCTCCTTTAGCGGAGCGCGGGAGATGGAACAGTTTGTCGTGTTGAAGGCAAAAGCAGGATCACCCGCGGGACGACGGGCCTACGCGTTGGGGCACTATGGTTCGGCAGTGCAATATCCCGCGCCCGACGGCACGATCCGGGACAATCTGGGCCAGTTGACCAGTAACGCCGAGGTCATTCCGTTCCCTGCGGGAACCAATGCCCACGGCTGGCATGTGTATCACACCCGGCTCACGGCGCAGAGCCGCCTGGCGCGGGTGGACGGGCAGCTTGTGCATCAAAGCGCGGGAATCAGTTCCATTTACACCTATCCGTGGAGTTATCTTGGAAAGGTCAGCGGAGACGGCTGGGCCGGTGACATCGCGGAGGTGTTCGTCTATGATCGCGCACTTACGGTGACCGAGCACGCGGCAGTGCAAAATTATCTGGCGCAAAAATACCAGTTGCCGCCGCCAGTCGTGCCGGAGCCGGTCAGCACACCGACAGGAATTTCCGCCAGTGTCAGTGCGCCCGATACGATTACCGTGACATGGGATATCGTGCCCGAGGCGGGCTCTTCGTATGAATTGCAAGTGCTCCTTCCCGGACGCGAGTATCGCACGCTGGCGGTGCTGCCGCCCGGCTCGACGAGCCACGCACATACCGATCTGAACCCGGATGCGACCTACACCTACCGCATCCGCACCCGCGCGCCGCTGGGCATCTCGGCGTGGAGCGAGGAGGCATCCGCGACGACCCCGGCCTTACCTCCGCCCGCGGACGGCCAGCCGCCATCGACGGGCCTGCGGCTGTGGCTGCAAGCCGACACCGGCCTCACCTTGGATGACCAAGGGATGGTGGCACACTGGGCGGACCAGAGCGGGCGGGGCAATCATGCCGGCCAGATGCCTGGTGAAGATTACTGGATATGGAGCGGACTGACGCCGACGGAGGATCCGCAACTCGGCCCCGTGGTGCAGGCCGAGGGCTGGTCGGACGGCCTGCCGCTGCCCGCGCTCATGAACGAGGCCACCGGCGGCGAGGTCTTTGTCGTGCTCAAAACGAGTGACAGTTACGACGACATCACGCCGTTCACGCTCGGGCACACGTTTTATTATCCGCGCTGGCGGGATTATTATTACGACCCGGAAAATCCTTATCCCGAAACGGACATCATCGCCGACAGTTTTGGCCGCTCCGCCGCTATAGACATGGCCGTGCCGGAGGGGAAACCGATCCGCGACCACTGGCGGCTTTATAATGTGAGCGTGTCCACGAACGGCTGGGCGGCGCGGCTGGATCATGAATTGCTGGGCGAGGCGGACGGCGGGCCGCTGGTGTTCGGCCAATATGGCACCATTGGCGGTGGCATGGGCGGGCCGACGCAAATCGCGGAAATCCTCGTGTATCACCGGGCCTTGGGCGAGGCGGAACGGGAAACGGTGGCCGCCTATCTTGGTCAAAAATACCAGATGGATGTGACCTTGCCGCCGGGAACGCAGCCACCCGCCCCGCCGGAAAATTTTACGGCGACCGCCACCGGCCAGACGACCATCGCACTCGCGTGGACGGCCAGTCCGACCGAGGGCGCGGCTTACGAATTGGAGCGCAAAACCGGCGACGACGGCAGCGCCGCGTCCTATGCCAATGTCGCCGACATCGCTGCGGGCGCAACCAGCCATACCGACACCGGCCTCTCGCCTGCGACAACCTATACCTACCGCCTCCGTGCCGTAATGGAGGGATTTCAGTCCGCCTACACCAACGCGGCGACCGCCATCACGGATGAGCCGCAACCGGCATCGAGCAATCTGCGATTGTGGTTGAAGGCCGATGCGGGCGTGATGACGGACGGTGCGGGGAAAGTCAGCCAGTGGACTGATCAGAGTGGACGGAACAATCATGCAAGCCAAGGCACGGCAGATGCGCGTCCGCAGCCAATGGGTGCGGCGACGCCGGGCGGGGTGCCCGCAGTGCGGTTTGACGGGACGGACAGCCATCTGTCGTTTGGCAATTTATACACAATCCCTTCCGGCTCGCCCTCCGCGGAGGTGTTTGTGGTGCTCAGGGCGCAACAGGGCGGGACGGCGGGTCGTTATGCCTTTGCGTTGAGTCATCACGGCGGGTTGAAGTATCCGGCAGGCGATGGCGTGTTGAGCGACGACTTCGGACGGCTGGTGAACCCGGTTTCACTGGCAGTGCCAAGCGGTGCTAATTTATCTGACTGGCACATTTATAATGCGACTAGGGCCTGTTAA
- a CDS encoding IS5 family transposase (programmed frameshift): MELSEAHLKRIEDSLPVERGNVSMEVLNFLNAVLYVAENGCKWRRLPERFGNWHTIYTRMNRWSKNGVWDRVFARLQQEGILQFELKVVSLDSTSVKVHPDGTGAGEKNGPQGIGKSRGGRNTKIHLVAADDVHAVGFRLSPGQSGDGPEGRELIGELGCPADGCALVMDMAYEGDETCGLATLLGFKPVAPPNPSRLKPWKLNKSLYRQRNHVERLFRRLKGFRRIFTRYDRLDVLFRCFVTSALIWLVLL, encoded by the exons ATGGAATTGAGCGAAGCGCACTTGAAGCGGATCGAAGACAGTCTGCCGGTGGAGCGAGGAAACGTCAGCATGGAGGTGCTGAATTTCCTGAATGCGGTGCTCTACGTGGCGGAGAACGGCTGCAAATGGCGGCGGCTGCCGGAACGCTTTGGCAACTGGCATACGATCTACACGCGGATGAACCGGTGGAGCAAAAACGGGGTGTGGGACCGGGTGTTCGCCCGACTGCAGCAGGAGGGGATATTACAGTTCGAGTTGAAGGTGGTGTCGTTGGACAGCACCAGCGTGAAGGTTCATCCCGACGGGACTGGGGCGG GAGAAAAAAACGGTCCGCAGGGCATCGGCAAATCACGCGGGGGCAGGAACACCAAGATTCATCTGGTTGCCGCGGATGATGTCCATGCCGTCGGATTCCGCCTCTCGCCAGGACAAAGCGGCGACGGCCCCGAGGGACGCGAGTTGATTGGCGAGTTGGGCTGTCCGGCTGACGGCTGCGCTTTGGTGATGGACATGGCCTACGAGGGGGACGAGACCTGCGGGTTGGCGACTTTGCTTGGCTTCAAACCGGTGGCTCCCCCGAATCCCTCGCGCCTGAAGCCTTGGAAACTCAACAAGTCGCTCTACCGGCAGCGCAATCATGTCGAGCGCCTCTTCCGCCGGCTCAAAGGCTTCCGCCGGATCTTCACCCGCTACGACAGACTCGATGTTCTCTTCCGATGCTTCGTCACCTCCGCCCTTATCTGGCTGGTATTACTATAG
- the istB gene encoding IS21-like element helper ATPase IstB, with amino-acid sequence MNLHEQQALPGLQALGLATAAEHLESVSQQAAAGNWSYRRFLGHLLEGERTARHHKTVTLNLQFARFPAIKRLAQFDCAQQPSLDPRLVEELATGRYLAEARNVVFLGPPGVGKTHLAIALGVSCAEQGHRVYFTSVTELARRLGKAMAENRLHREMNNYTRPKLLIIDEAGYLKLEPAHASLLFQVIAQRYQTGGSIILTSNKPFDQWAEVFAGDPVMASAVLDRLLHKATVITLKGDSYRMLERKKAGGAPPLARVC; translated from the coding sequence ATGAACCTGCACGAGCAACAGGCCTTGCCCGGCTTGCAGGCGCTCGGGCTGGCCACCGCCGCCGAGCACTTGGAAAGCGTCTCCCAGCAAGCCGCCGCGGGCAACTGGTCCTACCGGCGCTTCCTCGGGCATCTGCTCGAAGGCGAGCGCACGGCGCGCCACCACAAAACCGTCACGCTCAACCTGCAATTTGCGCGTTTCCCGGCCATCAAACGGCTCGCTCAATTTGACTGCGCGCAGCAGCCCTCGCTCGATCCGCGTCTGGTCGAGGAACTGGCCACCGGCCGCTACCTGGCCGAGGCGCGCAACGTCGTTTTCCTCGGCCCGCCCGGCGTGGGCAAAACCCATCTGGCCATCGCCCTGGGCGTGAGTTGCGCCGAGCAGGGCCACCGCGTTTACTTCACCTCCGTCACCGAGCTGGCACGGCGCCTCGGCAAGGCCATGGCCGAAAACCGCCTCCACCGCGAGATGAACAACTACACCCGCCCAAAGTTGCTCATCATCGACGAGGCCGGCTACCTCAAGCTCGAACCCGCCCACGCCTCGCTGCTCTTTCAGGTCATCGCCCAGCGCTACCAAACCGGCGGCAGCATCATCCTCACCTCCAACAAGCCCTTCGACCAATGGGCCGAAGTCTTTGCCGGCGACCCCGTCATGGCCTCCGCCGTGCTTGACCGCCTCCTGCACAAGGCCACTGTCATCACCCTCAAGGGCGACTCCTACCGCATGCTCGAACGCAAAAAGGCCGGCGGGGCGCCGCCCTTGGCCAGGGTCTGTTAA
- a CDS encoding Mu transposase domain-containing protein has translation MFADLDELNAFAWHWCGHTANRRVHATTKKIPCDLLAEENLQPLRVPRPFTEPRKVDAESFVSWRGSRYSVPPAHAGKEVFVAATAGRVFIRAGELIVAEHAQAAKSGQSVADPAHLAEVWRLSVPAAQEKKAPSWRLSFETAVPVRPLSVYAEVAS, from the coding sequence GTGTTCGCGGACCTCGACGAACTCAACGCCTTCGCATGGCACTGGTGCGGGCACACTGCCAACCGGCGCGTCCACGCGACCACGAAGAAAATACCGTGTGATTTGCTGGCGGAGGAAAACCTGCAGCCGCTGCGCGTCCCGCGGCCGTTCACCGAGCCGCGCAAGGTCGATGCGGAGAGTTTTGTGTCGTGGCGCGGCAGCCGCTACTCGGTGCCGCCGGCGCACGCCGGCAAGGAGGTCTTCGTGGCGGCGACGGCGGGCCGTGTCTTCATCCGGGCCGGCGAGCTGATCGTCGCCGAGCACGCGCAGGCCGCCAAGTCCGGCCAAAGCGTGGCCGATCCCGCGCACCTGGCCGAGGTGTGGCGGCTGTCCGTGCCCGCCGCGCAGGAGAAAAAGGCCCCGTCGTGGCGTTTGAGCTTTGAAACCGCCGTGCCGGTCAGGCCGCTGAGCGTTTACGCGGAGGTGGCATCATGA
- a CDS encoding LamG-like jellyroll fold domain-containing protein — protein sequence MSRHKYYPYLLFLACGIGTMSGQVARYNFDTIYETSRGAWVPNMARAEADKAETDALDLLMFDTNDGHKNLVKAKGVGGKGFALDLSCNLPGVENAAKARRTLATKEKTREQNCLTLTGWIKSSAPIKPETVLFGGYQGSMNSNLSSGFWLTADDASNLHVSILGGDMAVRSEINDERISRQGEWIFYAVSWSGETGVFQWYLGGESTKAAPIAAQEIPESIGVKIAFRTLHIGASVANHAAYCGVLDDIRLYAETLTPEQIEEVRRSQLQGK from the coding sequence ATGAGTAGACACAAATACTATCCATATCTGTTGTTCCTTGCGTGCGGCATTGGAACGATGTCCGGCCAAGTGGCTCGATACAATTTCGATACCATATATGAAACAAGCAGAGGGGCGTGGGTCCCCAACATGGCGCGAGCAGAAGCGGACAAGGCGGAGACGGATGCGCTGGACCTGCTCATGTTTGATACGAATGACGGGCATAAAAACTTGGTGAAGGCGAAAGGGGTGGGTGGAAAAGGGTTCGCGCTTGACCTCTCGTGCAACCTGCCGGGGGTGGAAAATGCCGCCAAGGCCCGGCGAACGTTGGCGACAAAAGAGAAGACCAGGGAGCAAAACTGTCTTACGCTCACGGGTTGGATCAAAAGCAGTGCGCCGATCAAGCCGGAAACCGTCCTGTTCGGGGGTTATCAGGGATCGATGAACAGCAACCTGTCCAGCGGATTCTGGCTCACCGCAGATGACGCTTCCAATCTGCATGTCAGCATACTTGGGGGTGACATGGCGGTGCGCTCGGAAATCAATGACGAAAGAATTTCGAGGCAGGGCGAGTGGATTTTTTATGCGGTCTCATGGAGCGGCGAAACGGGAGTCTTTCAATGGTATCTCGGCGGTGAATCCACCAAGGCGGCACCCATTGCCGCCCAGGAGATTCCGGAGTCCATCGGCGTGAAGATTGCATTCAGGACCCTCCACATTGGAGCAAGCGTGGCCAACCATGCCGCATACTGCGGAGTTTTGGATGACATTCGACTATACGCGGAAACACTGACACCGGAACAGATTGAAGAGGTGCGCAGGTCCCAGCTTCAAGGCAAATAA
- a CDS encoding LamG domain-containing protein — MKSRGSCIHVFILAIALPVIMPSTHGQAIRYTFESQYEVERSWWTRNSGTAGTTMLDINSFDLRMHTPGRKDRDLAKAVGVGGRGLALDFTCNVSATEPPAIAIQSKSALDAPITALTLTGWIKNPAPMLKNTTLLRSHTAAKNGGYWLRITGENSLALVLGVGGNNVTTPIDSDRLAVIDKWIFFAVAWDSQTGLVRWYLGDEDGNIIEHVPVRALGTTGRTLMSVPEITLGRGNFTRPGFGGLMDDIRIYDSALNDVGIAKICKEALADD; from the coding sequence ATGAAATCACGAGGCTCCTGCATACATGTATTTATTCTGGCCATTGCCCTGCCGGTTATCATGCCATCCACGCATGGCCAGGCCATTCGTTATACATTTGAGTCCCAATACGAGGTGGAAAGAAGTTGGTGGACCCGTAATAGCGGGACCGCAGGAACAACCATGCTGGATATCAATAGTTTTGATTTGAGAATGCACACGCCGGGCCGGAAAGACCGGGACCTGGCGAAAGCGGTGGGAGTTGGAGGGAGGGGGCTTGCGCTCGATTTTACCTGCAATGTCTCCGCAACGGAGCCTCCTGCCATTGCAATCCAAAGCAAGTCGGCGCTGGATGCGCCCATAACTGCGCTGACGCTTACGGGATGGATAAAGAACCCCGCCCCCATGTTGAAGAACACCACGCTGCTTCGAAGTCATACCGCCGCCAAGAACGGTGGGTATTGGCTCAGGATCACGGGCGAAAACAGCCTCGCCTTGGTACTTGGCGTGGGGGGGAACAACGTAACAACCCCCATTGATTCCGACAGGCTTGCGGTAATTGATAAATGGATATTTTTTGCCGTGGCGTGGGACAGCCAAACTGGATTGGTCAGGTGGTATTTGGGTGACGAGGACGGCAATATTATTGAGCATGTTCCGGTCAGGGCCTTGGGCACAACCGGGCGCACACTAATGTCGGTGCCGGAAATTACACTTGGCCGCGGGAATTTTACGAGACCGGGTTTTGGGGGGCTTATGGATGATATCCGGATATACGACAGCGCGCTCAATGACGTTGGGATAGCAAAAATCTGCAAGGAAGCGCTGGCAGACGACTAG